Proteins from a single region of Microbispora sp. ZYX-F-249:
- the uvrC gene encoding excinuclease ABC subunit UvrC: MADPATYRPAPGSIPESPGVYRFRDPGGRVIYVGKAKSLRQRLNSYFADFAGLHPRTQTMLTTAASVDWTVVGTEVEALQLEYSWIKEFDPRFNVKYRDDKSYPYLAVTMGEDFPRVQVMRGAKRKGTRYFGPYSHAWAIRETVDLLLRVFPVRTCSAGVFKRAGQIGRPCLLGYIDKCSAPCVGRVTPEEHRALAEDFCDFMAGNTGRFIKRLERDMRDAAAVEEYERAARLRDDIQALQRALEKQTVVLGDGTDCDVIALAEDPLEAAVQVFYVRGGRIRGQRGWVVDKVEEATPGELVEQFLLQMYGEATIPREILVPARPPDETALIELLSEQRGSRVDLRVPQRGDKKSLMETVERNAKESLAQHKLRRASDLTTRSRALQEIADALDLDQAPLRIECYDVSHIQGENVVASMVVFEDGLVRKSEYRRFSIRTAEGDVASIYEVICRRFKRYLEERAETGELDADADDAGEREAGHGAGTPIDPETGRPRKFAYPPNLVVVDGGPAQAAAAQRALDELGIDDVAVCGLAKRLEEVWLPGDDQPVILPRSSEGLYLLQRVRDEAHRFAITYHRTKRSKSLKESALDQVPGLGPARRQALLRHFGSVKRLREASAEEIREVPGIGRATAEAIVAALRGESPSPAGQGS; encoded by the coding sequence GTGGCGGATCCGGCAACCTATCGACCGGCGCCCGGATCGATCCCCGAGTCGCCAGGCGTCTATCGCTTCCGCGACCCGGGCGGCCGGGTGATCTACGTGGGCAAGGCGAAGAGCCTGCGGCAGCGGCTCAACTCGTACTTCGCGGACTTCGCCGGCCTGCACCCGCGGACGCAGACCATGCTCACGACCGCGGCGTCCGTGGACTGGACGGTGGTCGGCACCGAGGTCGAGGCGCTCCAGCTCGAATACTCCTGGATCAAGGAGTTCGACCCCCGGTTCAACGTCAAGTACCGCGACGACAAGTCGTACCCGTACCTGGCCGTGACGATGGGGGAGGACTTCCCCCGGGTGCAGGTGATGCGCGGGGCCAAGCGTAAGGGCACCCGCTACTTCGGCCCCTACTCGCACGCCTGGGCCATCCGGGAGACCGTCGACCTGCTGCTGCGCGTCTTCCCCGTGCGGACGTGCTCGGCCGGGGTCTTCAAGCGGGCGGGGCAGATCGGCCGTCCCTGCCTGCTGGGATACATCGACAAGTGCTCGGCGCCCTGCGTCGGCCGGGTCACCCCCGAGGAGCATCGCGCCCTCGCCGAGGACTTCTGCGACTTCATGGCCGGCAACACCGGGCGCTTCATCAAGCGGCTGGAACGCGATATGCGCGACGCGGCGGCCGTGGAGGAGTACGAGCGGGCCGCGCGGCTGCGGGACGACATCCAGGCGCTGCAACGGGCTCTGGAGAAGCAGACGGTCGTGCTCGGCGACGGCACCGACTGCGACGTGATCGCCCTCGCGGAGGATCCGCTGGAGGCGGCGGTCCAGGTCTTCTACGTGCGCGGCGGCCGCATCCGCGGACAGCGCGGCTGGGTGGTGGACAAGGTGGAGGAGGCCACCCCCGGCGAGCTGGTGGAGCAGTTCCTGCTCCAGATGTACGGCGAGGCGACGATTCCCCGCGAGATCCTCGTGCCGGCGCGGCCCCCGGACGAGACCGCGCTGATCGAGCTGTTGAGCGAGCAGCGGGGCTCCCGGGTCGACCTGCGCGTTCCCCAGCGCGGTGACAAGAAGAGCCTCATGGAGACGGTGGAGCGCAACGCCAAGGAGTCGCTCGCCCAGCACAAGCTGCGCCGCGCCAGCGACCTGACCACGCGCAGCCGGGCCCTGCAGGAGATCGCCGACGCCCTCGATCTCGACCAGGCGCCGCTGCGGATCGAGTGCTACGACGTGTCGCACATCCAGGGCGAGAACGTCGTGGCCTCGATGGTGGTCTTCGAGGACGGCCTGGTCCGCAAGAGCGAGTACCGCCGCTTCTCCATCAGGACCGCGGAAGGCGACGTCGCCTCGATCTACGAGGTGATCTGCCGGCGGTTCAAGCGCTACCTGGAGGAGCGGGCGGAGACGGGCGAATTGGACGCCGACGCGGACGACGCGGGCGAGCGCGAGGCCGGGCACGGAGCCGGGACGCCCATCGACCCGGAGACCGGCCGTCCCCGCAAGTTCGCCTACCCGCCCAACCTCGTGGTGGTGGACGGCGGCCCGGCGCAGGCGGCGGCCGCCCAGCGTGCCCTGGACGAGCTCGGCATCGACGACGTCGCCGTGTGCGGCCTGGCCAAGCGGCTGGAGGAGGTGTGGCTGCCCGGCGACGACCAGCCCGTGATCCTGCCGCGCAGCAGCGAGGGGCTTTACCTGTTACAGCGCGTCCGTGACGAAGCGCACAGGTTCGCCATCACCTACCATCGGACGAAGAGGTCGAAATCGCTCAAAGAGAGCGCGCTCGACCAGGTGCCGGGCCTGGGCCCGGCACGCCGTCAGGCCCTGCTGCGTCACTTCGGCTCGGTGAAGCGGCTGCGGGAGGCGAGCGCGGAGGAGATCCGCGAGGTCCCCGGCATCGGCCGCGCGACCGCCGAGGCCATCGTCGCGGCGCTGCGCGGTGAGAGCCCGTCCCCGGCCGGGCAGGGGTCGTGA
- a CDS encoding Rieske (2Fe-2S) protein: MTDTTRRAVIFGAGGAGLAVALSACGASDGDDTASAGQGTSQDGQSQGAQGGGEIAKTSDIPQGGGKVFKDQDVVITQPEAGTFKAFSATCTHQGCPVASVSNNEIVCPCHGSKFSAKDGAVTNGPATKPLAEKTITVSGDSITLA; this comes from the coding sequence ATGACGGATACGACACGCCGGGCCGTGATCTTCGGCGCCGGGGGCGCCGGGCTGGCCGTGGCGCTGAGCGCGTGCGGTGCCTCCGACGGGGACGACACGGCGTCGGCGGGCCAGGGCACGTCCCAGGACGGCCAGTCTCAGGGAGCACAGGGCGGGGGCGAGATCGCGAAGACCTCCGACATCCCCCAGGGCGGCGGCAAGGTCTTCAAGGACCAGGACGTCGTCATCACGCAGCCGGAGGCCGGCACGTTCAAGGCGTTCAGCGCGACCTGCACCCACCAGGGCTGCCCGGTCGCCAGCGTCTCGAACAACGAGATCGTCTGCCCGTGCCACGGCAGCAAGTTCAGCGCCAAGGACGGTGCCGTGACCAACGGACCGGCCACCAAGCCGCTCGCGGAGAAGACCATCACGGTGAGCGGCGACAGCATCACCCTCGCGTAG
- the rapZ gene encoding RNase adapter RapZ, producing the protein MSTTEPAFVVITGMSGAGRSTAAKSLEDLGWYVIDNLPPGLLSSLAEEAGRVNMATDRVAAVVDVRSLAFTTDLNAAIEELDGRGVGVRVVFLEASDEELVRRFENVRRPHPLQGDGRLVDGIDRERGILREVRANADLVIDTSLLNVHELRKKIVSFFGGEDRPGLKVNVVSFGYKYGLPVDADLVVDCRFLPNPHWVPELRPMNGLDAPVRDYVLSQPGAKEFLDGYEEVLGVVAAGYTREGKGYATLAVGCTGGKHRSVAMAEQLGARLRERGMDVQVSHRDVGRE; encoded by the coding sequence ATGAGCACGACTGAGCCGGCATTCGTGGTGATCACTGGAATGTCGGGGGCGGGGCGGAGCACCGCCGCGAAGTCTCTGGAGGATCTCGGCTGGTACGTGATCGACAACCTGCCGCCGGGGCTGCTGTCCTCGCTCGCCGAGGAGGCGGGCCGGGTGAACATGGCGACCGACCGGGTCGCGGCCGTGGTCGACGTGCGCAGCCTCGCCTTCACCACCGACCTCAACGCGGCGATCGAGGAGCTCGACGGGCGCGGCGTCGGCGTCCGGGTGGTGTTCCTGGAGGCCAGCGACGAGGAACTGGTCCGCAGGTTCGAGAACGTCAGGCGGCCCCACCCGCTGCAGGGCGACGGGCGGCTCGTCGACGGCATCGACCGTGAGCGCGGCATCCTGCGCGAGGTCCGCGCCAACGCCGATCTCGTCATCGACACGTCACTGCTGAACGTCCACGAACTGCGCAAGAAGATCGTGTCGTTCTTCGGCGGCGAGGACCGGCCCGGGCTGAAGGTCAACGTGGTGTCCTTCGGCTACAAGTACGGCCTGCCGGTCGACGCCGACCTCGTCGTGGACTGCCGGTTCCTGCCCAACCCCCACTGGGTGCCGGAACTGCGGCCCATGAACGGGCTCGACGCCCCCGTGCGCGACTACGTGCTCAGCCAGCCGGGCGCCAAGGAGTTCCTCGACGGATACGAGGAGGTCCTCGGCGTCGTGGCCGCCGGATACACCCGCGAGGGCAAGGGCTACGCCACCCTCGCGGTGGGCTGCACCGGAGGCAAGCACCGCAGCGTCGCGATGGCCGAGCAGCTCGGCGCGCGCCTGCGCGAGCGCGGCATGGACGTCCAGGTCAGCCACCGGGACGTGGGCCGCGAGTGA